In Planctomycetota bacterium, a single window of DNA contains:
- a CDS encoding endo-1,4-beta-xylanase, with the protein MLKFVVFEPDGVEAGTYPPRHALLIGPDDIPHQGTVTITPGHVVGEKGAPQAGALGVQVPVGRSETSIVGPNGLGLLAIQTCLLPDKPGAYCLSIELARHRIMMFLNKLEDWGLVDLDPETPAMQQFEEARAQFTSALVAQYDPPPSGQLVDGYNPGAGHAAARALALAMHAGENLTMIQAERQLASRVTGREYAGARAHLTRLTPETPPAGAPVVAPGSGHVTLAGAPQIGCAVSPAQFGEGLQKALAASCDFLTMPMRWVDMEPVEGKYAFGPTDRWIEWAVRTAKMPVVAGPIIDFRPQAVPEWLFIWENDYETLRDLVFEHVQAVVTRYRRTVTRWTVASGLHVNTNFKISFEQIMDLTRVCVLLVRKLHPTAKIQVEIAQPWGEYHATNRRSIPPYLYADAVVQAGLNVDALGLRVQMGHAEPGLSTRDLMSFSALLDKYAALEKPIAITAIGAPSQPVPVKPYRPRAGADAEDAYEPGYWRTPWSESAQASWAQHMLAIACSKPYVQSVCWQELADVAAGGNAPEMPFGGLLAPNGAPKPIFARLVELRRALREGKVPPLPAL; encoded by the coding sequence GTGCTGAAGTTTGTCGTATTCGAGCCGGACGGGGTGGAAGCGGGGACGTATCCACCGCGGCACGCGCTGCTCATCGGGCCCGACGACATCCCGCACCAGGGCACGGTGACGATCACGCCCGGGCACGTGGTGGGTGAGAAGGGCGCCCCGCAGGCGGGGGCGCTGGGCGTGCAGGTGCCGGTGGGGCGGTCCGAGACGTCGATCGTGGGCCCCAACGGGCTGGGGCTGCTGGCGATCCAGACGTGCCTGCTGCCCGACAAGCCCGGGGCGTACTGCCTGTCGATCGAGCTGGCCCGCCACCGGATCATGATGTTCCTGAACAAGCTCGAGGACTGGGGCCTGGTGGACCTGGACCCCGAGACCCCCGCGATGCAGCAGTTCGAGGAAGCGCGGGCGCAGTTCACGTCCGCGCTGGTCGCCCAGTACGACCCGCCGCCGAGCGGGCAACTGGTGGACGGGTACAACCCCGGCGCCGGGCACGCCGCGGCGCGGGCGCTCGCGCTGGCCATGCACGCGGGCGAGAACCTGACGATGATCCAGGCGGAGCGGCAGTTGGCGTCGCGCGTCACGGGGCGCGAGTACGCCGGCGCCCGCGCGCACCTGACCCGGTTGACGCCCGAGACCCCGCCCGCGGGCGCGCCGGTGGTCGCGCCCGGCTCGGGGCACGTCACGCTCGCGGGCGCCCCGCAGATCGGGTGCGCCGTGAGCCCCGCGCAGTTCGGCGAGGGGCTGCAGAAGGCGCTGGCGGCGTCGTGCGACTTCCTGACCATGCCGATGCGCTGGGTCGATATGGAACCCGTCGAGGGCAAGTACGCCTTCGGCCCGACCGACCGGTGGATCGAGTGGGCGGTGCGGACGGCGAAGATGCCCGTGGTGGCCGGGCCGATTATCGATTTCCGACCCCAGGCCGTGCCCGAATGGCTGTTCATCTGGGAGAACGACTACGAGACGCTGCGCGATCTGGTGTTCGAGCACGTGCAGGCGGTGGTGACGCGCTATCGGCGCACGGTGACGCGCTGGACCGTCGCGAGCGGGCTGCACGTCAACACCAACTTCAAGATCAGTTTCGAGCAGATCATGGACCTGACGCGGGTCTGCGTGCTGCTGGTGCGCAAGCTGCACCCGACGGCGAAGATCCAGGTCGAGATCGCCCAGCCCTGGGGCGAGTACCACGCGACGAACCGCCGGTCGATCCCGCCCTACCTGTACGCCGACGCCGTGGTGCAGGCGGGGCTGAACGTCGACGCGCTGGGCCTGCGCGTGCAGATGGGGCACGCCGAGCCGGGGCTCTCGACGCGCGACCTCATGAGCTTCTCGGCGCTGCTCGACAAGTACGCGGCCCTGGAAAAGCCCATCGCCATCACCGCGATCGGCGCGCCCAGCCAGCCCGTGCCCGTCAAGCCCTACCGCCCCCGCGCCGGCGCGGACGCGGAAGACGCGTACGAGCCCGGCTACTGGCGGACGCCCTGGAGCGAATCGGCGCAGGCGTCGTGGGCGCAGCACATGCTCGCCATCGCGTGCTCCAAGCCCTACGTGCAGAGCGTGTGCTGGCAGGAACTGGCCGACGTCGCGGCGGGGGGGAACGCGCCGGAGATGCCCTTCGGCGGGCTGCTGGCCCCGAACGGCGCGCCCAAGCCGATCTTCGCGCGCCTGGTCGAACTCCGCCGCGCGCTGCGCGAGGGGAAGGTCCCCCCCCTGCCCGCGCTCTAA
- a CDS encoding phosphoribosylaminoimidazolesuccinocarboxamide synthase yields the protein MPATSPAPLAAADLLLPGLRRGKVRDVFDLPPDPATGDPRLLIVATDRISAFDVVMPTPIPGKGALLTEMAAFWLAFVRARGLCRTHLLSTDAADVPDSAFRPGGTTRDDLRGRVMIVRRARVVPIECVARGYIEGSGWKDYQRTGAICGVALPPGLRQCDALPRPIFTPATKEAFGRHDENIDFDRACAIAGRPLMEHLRGVTLAIYTEAAAYARDRGIIIADTKFEFGFESASDSGPAAIGGGADDPRAAMPPASIMLVDEALTPDSSRFWPLAGYEPGRPQRSFDKQYLREYLERLVASGAWNKQSPGPELPDEIVRATLDRYREARDRLLA from the coding sequence ATGCCAGCGACCTCGCCCGCGCCGCTCGCCGCCGCCGACCTCCTCCTGCCGGGGCTGCGCCGGGGCAAAGTCCGCGACGTCTTCGACCTGCCCCCCGACCCCGCGACCGGCGACCCGCGCCTGCTCATCGTCGCCACCGACCGCATCTCCGCCTTCGACGTCGTCATGCCCACCCCCATCCCCGGGAAGGGCGCGCTCCTCACCGAGATGGCGGCGTTCTGGCTCGCCTTCGTCCGGGCGCGCGGGCTCTGCCGCACACACCTGCTCTCGACCGACGCCGCCGACGTGCCCGACAGCGCCTTCCGCCCCGGCGGCACCACGCGCGACGACCTCCGCGGACGCGTCATGATCGTCCGGCGGGCGCGGGTCGTGCCCATCGAGTGCGTCGCGCGAGGCTACATCGAGGGATCCGGCTGGAAGGACTACCAGCGCACCGGCGCGATCTGCGGCGTGGCGCTCCCGCCGGGCCTGCGCCAGTGCGACGCCCTCCCCCGCCCGATCTTCACCCCCGCGACCAAGGAGGCGTTCGGGCGCCATGATGAGAACATCGACTTCGACCGCGCCTGCGCCATCGCCGGACGCCCGCTGATGGAACACCTGCGGGGCGTCACGCTCGCGATCTACACCGAGGCCGCCGCGTACGCGCGCGATCGCGGGATCATCATCGCCGATACCAAGTTCGAGTTCGGGTTCGAGTCCGCGTCGGACTCCGGCCCGGCCGCGATCGGCGGGGGCGCGGACGACCCCCGCGCGGCGATGCCGCCGGCCTCGATCATGCTGGTCGACGAGGCGCTCACGCCCGACAGCTCGCGGTTCTGGCCCCTCGCCGGGTACGAGCCCGGACGCCCGCAGCGCAGCTTCGACAAGCAGTACCTGCGGGAGTACCTGGAACGCCTGGTGGCGTCGGGCGCGTGGAACAAGCAGTCGCCCGGGCCCGAACTGCCCGACGAGATCGTCCGCGCCACGCTCGACCGCTACCGCGAGGCGCGCGACCGACTGCTGGCGTAG
- a CDS encoding ABC transporter ATP-binding protein, whose translation MTQAAPSAGSIGNATRGDSVVICQHLTKVFKDFWRRDRARAVSDLSIEIRPREIFGLLGPNGSGKSTTIKMILGLLHPTSGRVAVFGKPATDVSVKARIGYLPEESYLYGFLNARETLEYYAKLFELDYKTRQRRIDELLDMVGLTGAQFRPVREYSKGMQRRIGIAQALINDPDFLILDEPTTGLDPIGTRQVKDLIIQLGRRGKTILLSSHLLADVEDCVDRLVILYGGQVRAEGTCDDLLVTRGRTTIETDELDDATIAEVDRVIRGRTGNHTGVDRVSKPRQTLEQLFLDIVEKARAEQLSTSGATAGGRTASFLAGEEPERGEVLIENLVRAAEAPAAPAEGAPPALPPTPRPEEDLLASLVRDESPGTGRAADTGPESDKGSGAGTVSGTGNGPAGGAAAPGAPKSVDASVIDSLLGGGDDDRAKGGAR comes from the coding sequence ATGACGCAGGCGGCGCCCAGCGCGGGCTCGATCGGCAACGCGACGCGGGGCGACAGCGTCGTCATCTGCCAGCACCTCACGAAGGTGTTCAAGGACTTCTGGCGGCGCGACCGCGCCCGCGCGGTGTCCGACCTCTCGATCGAGATCCGCCCCCGCGAGATCTTCGGGCTCCTGGGGCCCAACGGCTCGGGCAAGTCCACGACCATTAAGATGATTCTGGGCCTGCTGCACCCCACGTCGGGGCGCGTCGCGGTCTTCGGCAAGCCCGCGACGGACGTCTCGGTCAAGGCCCGCATCGGCTACCTGCCCGAAGAGTCGTACCTCTACGGGTTCCTCAACGCGCGCGAGACGCTCGAGTACTACGCGAAGCTGTTCGAGCTCGACTACAAGACCCGCCAGCGCCGCATCGACGAGCTGCTCGACATGGTGGGCCTCACCGGCGCGCAGTTCCGCCCCGTGCGCGAGTACTCCAAGGGCATGCAGCGCCGCATCGGCATCGCGCAGGCGCTCATCAACGACCCCGATTTCCTGATCCTCGACGAGCCGACCACCGGCCTGGACCCCATCGGCACCCGCCAGGTGAAGGACCTCATCATCCAGCTCGGCCGTCGCGGGAAGACCATCCTCCTGTCCAGCCATCTCCTCGCCGACGTCGAGGACTGCGTGGACCGCCTGGTGATCCTTTACGGCGGGCAGGTCCGGGCCGAGGGCACGTGCGACGACCTGCTCGTCACTCGAGGCCGCACCACGATCGAGACCGACGAGCTCGACGACGCGACCATCGCCGAGGTCGACCGTGTCATCCGCGGACGCACGGGGAACCACACGGGCGTGGACCGGGTCTCCAAGCCCCGCCAGACCCTGGAACAACTGTTCCTCGACATCGTGGAGAAGGCCCGGGCCGAGCAGCTCTCGACCAGCGGCGCCACCGCGGGCGGGCGTACGGCGTCGTTCCTCGCGGGCGAGGAGCCCGAGCGGGGCGAGGTGCTGATCGAGAACCTGGTGCGTGCCGCGGAGGCGCCCGCGGCGCCCGCCGAGGGCGCACCGCCCGCACTCCCCCCGACGCCGCGCCCGGAGGAAGACCTGCTGGCCTCGCTGGTGCGCGACGAGTCCCCCGGCACGGGTCGGGCTGCGGACACGGGCCCCGAGTCAGACAAGGGATCCGGCGCGGGCACGGTTTCGGGCACGGGCAACGGGCCTGCGGGCGGGGCGGCGGCGCCGGGCGCGCCAAAGAGCGTGGACGCGTCGGTGATCGACTCGCTGCTGGGCGGGGGCGATGACGACCGCGCGAAGGGAGGCGCCCGGTGA
- a CDS encoding porin: MPHTVAIIVAGSCLTAGALGQSVPADAVSLRDDAAWRTSRLADEGGGWDKGRFFITDGGANRLNIGGFMQFRFLSNWRDEGTTPDPADFTQGFQMRRARLSLSGTVWSKDLSFTLLTDASRSSGAVGFLDAFGEYAITDDVSVRWGQFKLPYNREELVNDNRQLAIERSTVNSVFGYTRTQGVMVSYTTDSFRLFGMVSDGGNALNNDFTSAAEADIAFTARADFRWGEGDSKRFEDLTSWRESGVGALLGGAVHVQTGGETGGTADVDLYSATVDFSLEGDGWNLFAAAHWLRTEPASGAETDDFGLLLQGGVFVTDQVEPFVRYDAIIADDANGEDFHTITAGVNYYVSPRSHAFKLSADVQYYLDAEGENALVSPTTGSNLLADPDDGQVAVRVQAQIIF; this comes from the coding sequence ATGCCCCACACGGTCGCGATCATCGTCGCCGGTTCGTGCCTGACCGCGGGCGCGCTCGGGCAGAGCGTTCCCGCCGACGCCGTCTCGCTCCGCGACGACGCGGCGTGGCGCACCAGCCGCCTGGCCGACGAGGGGGGCGGGTGGGACAAGGGCAGGTTCTTCATCACCGACGGCGGCGCCAACCGCCTGAACATCGGCGGGTTCATGCAGTTCCGGTTCCTCTCGAACTGGCGCGACGAGGGCACCACGCCCGACCCCGCCGACTTCACGCAGGGGTTCCAGATGCGCCGCGCACGCCTCTCGCTGAGCGGCACCGTCTGGAGCAAGGACCTGTCCTTTACCCTGCTCACCGACGCGTCGCGGTCCTCCGGCGCCGTGGGGTTCCTCGACGCGTTCGGGGAGTACGCCATCACCGACGATGTCTCCGTCCGCTGGGGTCAGTTCAAGCTCCCGTACAACCGCGAGGAGCTCGTGAACGACAACCGCCAGCTCGCGATCGAGCGCTCCACCGTCAACAGCGTCTTCGGGTACACGCGCACGCAGGGCGTCATGGTGTCGTACACGACCGACTCATTCCGCCTTTTCGGCATGGTCTCCGACGGCGGGAACGCCCTGAACAACGACTTCACGTCCGCGGCCGAGGCCGACATCGCCTTCACCGCCCGCGCCGATTTCCGATGGGGCGAGGGCGACTCCAAGCGCTTCGAGGACCTCACCTCCTGGCGCGAGAGCGGCGTGGGAGCGCTGCTCGGGGGCGCGGTGCACGTGCAGACCGGGGGCGAGACCGGGGGCACCGCCGACGTCGACCTGTACAGCGCCACCGTCGATTTCTCGCTCGAGGGCGACGGCTGGAACCTCTTCGCCGCCGCCCACTGGTTGCGCACCGAGCCCGCCTCCGGCGCCGAGACCGACGACTTCGGGCTGCTGCTCCAGGGGGGCGTGTTCGTCACCGACCAGGTCGAGCCCTTCGTGCGGTACGACGCCATCATCGCCGATGACGCCAACGGCGAGGACTTCCACACCATTACCGCCGGCGTCAACTACTACGTCTCGCCCCGCAGCCACGCCTTCAAGCTCAGCGCGGACGTGCAGTACTACCTCGACGCCGAGGGCGAGAACGCGCTCGTCTCGCCGACGACGGGCTCGAACCTGCTCGCCGACCCCGACGACGGGCAGGTCGCGGTGCGCGTGCAGGCGCAGATCATCTTCTAA
- the mfd gene encoding transcription-repair coupling factor, whose amino-acid sequence MALARRRLPPGPMPDGALGSSAGAHVITDLVSLFTASPAVGALASALRDGRRIVCTGVAGSSTALAAGALARTLDRPVVLVLAHLDDADEAHDELAGAGVDVRRLPALEVLPGESDPVADLVVERLARVREAGDAPGGRVIVAPVQALMQRVPRPDDLGRFLRRVRAGEDVHLTSLTKWLLDAGYTRVEAVEEVGQFALRGGILDVFSPGAPGAPVRLEFFGDTVERLAEVDPDSMASDRTIPHADLVGVDLDRLRPADGGVNFLELLPASCVVLLAETMEIVEQARGYYERLTEPVGIDGPPAVLKIAESRFHALAEINQFSAGASGADVRLDLPARAMPTFPGDAPQAIAELGEMSRAGSRVVVACQNAGERQRLGELLGALDPPARCEIAQAYLHRGMQWDEGGSTLVLVPYHELLSRFSVRRRVAKVRASRAMDTFLDIEPGDYVVHAEHGIARFVGLKVMTPRDLPVKSVPGAARIAPESEEYLTLEFAGQSRLHVPATQVDQVQKYVGGFHGKPPLSTLGGQKWRAQTQRVAESVRDLAAELMRVRAAREHLPGTAFPADTAWQREFEEEFPYDETEDQLAALAEIKKDMQRARPMDRLLCGDVGFGKTELAIRAAFKAVESGRQAAVLVPTTVLAEQHERTFRSRFAGYPFRVESISRFKSDGEVRAVLEALARGHVDVIIGTHRLLSKDVRFADLGLVVIDEEQRFGVEHKESLLRLRLTVDVLTLSATPIPRTLHMAMLGIRDISSLTTPPLDRRAIVTEVIPYNERRVRQAILRELSREGQVFYVHNRVHDILSRADDVRKLVPEARVVVGHGQMAPHELEEVMLAFIRREADVLVATTIIESGIDIASANTMIIDDADRFGLSELHQLRGRVGRGKHRAYCYLLLPPERTIREVAQKRLKAIEQYSMLGAGFKIAMRDLEIRGAGNILGQEQSGHIALVGYEMYCRLLERAVHDLANDRPPAPPSSTSIELGVGGMIPKAYIPSDRRRLEAYRRLATAATPQGVDQALADLTDAYGEPPEITRRLAEVAHLRAALAPLGVRTLTIREKDVVFLAPDPAPLAALLRSTQPRSDTTGVRVLPPKEGESLAEIYLRPHPGTLQDPRALLATLRRRLGQTPPAESAPTTHRIPGKPSEPQPTTRPGPRAGRKPSS is encoded by the coding sequence ATGGCGCTTGCACGCCGACGCCTGCCGCCCGGGCCCATGCCCGACGGCGCGCTCGGGAGTTCCGCGGGCGCCCACGTGATCACCGACCTCGTCTCGCTCTTCACCGCTTCGCCGGCGGTCGGCGCGCTCGCGTCGGCCCTGCGCGATGGGCGACGCATCGTCTGCACGGGCGTGGCGGGGTCGTCCACCGCGCTGGCGGCGGGAGCGCTCGCGCGCACCCTCGATCGCCCGGTCGTGCTCGTGCTCGCGCACCTCGACGACGCGGACGAGGCGCACGACGAACTCGCCGGCGCGGGCGTTGACGTCCGGCGCCTGCCGGCGCTGGAGGTGCTGCCCGGCGAGAGCGACCCCGTCGCCGACCTCGTGGTCGAGCGTCTCGCACGCGTGCGCGAGGCGGGCGATGCGCCCGGCGGACGCGTGATCGTCGCGCCCGTGCAGGCGCTCATGCAGCGCGTCCCCCGACCCGACGATCTCGGGCGGTTCCTGCGCCGTGTCCGCGCGGGCGAGGACGTGCACCTCACGAGCCTCACGAAGTGGCTGCTCGACGCCGGGTACACGCGCGTCGAGGCGGTGGAAGAAGTCGGGCAGTTCGCGCTGCGGGGCGGCATCCTGGATGTCTTCTCTCCCGGGGCGCCGGGCGCGCCGGTGCGCCTCGAGTTCTTCGGCGACACCGTCGAGCGCCTCGCGGAGGTCGATCCGGATTCCATGGCCAGCGACCGCACGATCCCGCACGCTGATCTCGTGGGCGTTGATCTCGACCGGCTGCGTCCCGCCGACGGGGGCGTGAACTTCCTGGAACTGCTCCCGGCGTCGTGCGTGGTGCTGCTCGCCGAGACCATGGAGATCGTCGAGCAGGCGCGGGGGTACTACGAGCGCCTGACCGAGCCGGTGGGCATCGACGGCCCGCCGGCGGTGCTGAAGATCGCCGAGTCGCGCTTCCACGCGCTGGCCGAGATCAACCAGTTCTCGGCCGGGGCGTCGGGCGCCGACGTCCGCCTCGACCTGCCGGCGCGCGCGATGCCGACGTTCCCGGGCGACGCCCCCCAGGCGATCGCGGAGCTGGGCGAGATGTCGCGCGCCGGGTCGCGGGTGGTCGTCGCGTGCCAGAACGCGGGCGAGCGCCAGCGCCTGGGCGAGCTGCTGGGCGCGCTCGACCCGCCCGCGCGCTGCGAGATCGCGCAGGCGTACCTGCACCGCGGGATGCAGTGGGACGAGGGTGGCTCGACGCTCGTGCTCGTGCCCTATCACGAACTGCTGTCGCGGTTCTCGGTGCGTCGGCGCGTCGCAAAGGTCCGTGCGTCGCGCGCGATGGACACGTTCCTCGACATCGAGCCGGGGGACTACGTCGTGCACGCCGAGCACGGCATCGCGCGGTTCGTGGGGCTGAAGGTGATGACCCCGCGCGACTTGCCCGTCAAGAGCGTGCCCGGGGCGGCCCGCATCGCGCCCGAGTCCGAGGAGTACCTCACGCTCGAGTTCGCGGGGCAGTCGCGCCTGCACGTGCCCGCGACGCAGGTCGACCAGGTGCAGAAGTACGTCGGGGGCTTTCACGGCAAGCCGCCCCTCTCGACCCTGGGCGGGCAGAAGTGGCGCGCGCAGACCCAGCGCGTCGCGGAGAGCGTGCGCGACCTGGCGGCCGAGCTCATGCGCGTCCGGGCCGCCCGCGAGCACCTGCCGGGCACGGCCTTTCCCGCCGACACCGCCTGGCAGCGCGAGTTCGAGGAAGAGTTCCCGTACGACGAGACCGAGGACCAGCTCGCGGCCCTGGCCGAGATCAAGAAAGACATGCAGCGCGCCCGCCCGATGGACCGCCTGCTCTGCGGCGACGTGGGGTTCGGCAAGACGGAACTGGCGATCCGGGCGGCGTTCAAGGCGGTCGAGTCCGGGCGACAGGCCGCGGTGCTCGTGCCGACCACCGTGCTGGCCGAGCAGCACGAGCGGACGTTCCGGTCGCGGTTCGCGGGGTACCCGTTCCGCGTGGAGAGCATCTCGCGCTTCAAGAGCGACGGGGAGGTGCGTGCGGTGCTCGAGGCGCTCGCGCGCGGGCACGTGGACGTCATCATCGGGACGCACCGCCTGCTGAGCAAGGACGTGCGCTTCGCGGACCTGGGGCTGGTGGTGATCGACGAGGAGCAGCGCTTCGGGGTGGAGCACAAGGAGTCGCTGCTGCGACTGCGCCTGACGGTGGACGTGCTGACGCTCTCGGCGACGCCCATCCCGCGGACGCTGCACATGGCGATGCTGGGGATCCGCGACATCTCGAGCCTGACGACCCCGCCGCTGGACCGGCGCGCGATCGTGACGGAGGTGATCCCGTACAACGAGCGTCGCGTGCGCCAGGCGATTCTGCGGGAGCTCTCGCGCGAGGGGCAGGTGTTCTACGTGCACAACCGGGTGCACGACATTCTGAGCCGCGCCGACGACGTGCGAAAGCTGGTGCCCGAGGCGCGGGTGGTGGTGGGGCACGGGCAGATGGCGCCGCACGAACTGGAAGAGGTGATGCTCGCGTTCATCCGGCGCGAGGCCGACGTGCTCGTCGCGACGACGATCATCGAGAGCGGGATCGACATCGCGAGCGCGAACACGATGATCATCGACGACGCCGACCGCTTCGGGCTCTCCGAGCTGCACCAGCTGCGCGGGCGCGTGGGGCGGGGCAAGCACCGCGCGTACTGCTACCTGCTGCTCCCCCCCGAGCGGACGATCCGCGAGGTGGCGCAGAAGCGGCTCAAGGCGATCGAGCAGTACTCGATGCTCGGGGCGGGGTTCAAGATCGCGATGCGCGACCTGGAGATCCGCGGCGCGGGGAACATCCTGGGGCAGGAGCAGAGCGGGCACATCGCGCTCGTGGGCTACGAGATGTACTGCCGCCTGCTCGAGCGCGCGGTGCACGACCTCGCGAACGACCGTCCGCCCGCGCCGCCGTCCTCTACGAGCATCGAGCTGGGCGTCGGCGGCATGATCCCCAAGGCGTACATCCCCTCCGACCGACGCCGCCTCGAGGCCTACCGGCGACTGGCCACCGCGGCGACGCCGCAGGGCGTCGACCAGGCCCTCGCCGACCTCACCGACGCCTACGGCGAGCCCCCGGAGATCACGCGGCGGCTCGCGGAAGTCGCGCACCTGCGGGCCGCCCTGGCGCCGCTGGGCGTCCGCACGCTCACCATCCGCGAGAAGGACGTTGTCTTCCTCGCGCCCGACCCCGCGCCGCTCGCCGCGCTCCTGCGGAGCACCCAGCCCCGGAGCGACACGACCGGCGTGCGGGTGCTGCCCCCCAAGGAGGGCGAGTCGCTCGCGGAGATATACCTGCGCCCGCACCCGGGAACGCTGCAGGATCCTCGGGCGCTGCTGGCAACGCTGCGCCGGCGCCTCGGACAGACGCCGCCGGCGGAGAGCGCCCCAACGACGCATAGAATCCCGGGAAAACCATCGGAACCACAGCCGACGACCCGGCCGGGGCCGCGCGCCGGTCGGAAGCCTTCATCATGA
- a CDS encoding PhoU domain-containing protein: protein MTDPDPAAARPSRPAPASEHAPATDRKVTILKRRLVREATVAVAMLEQALSALWTLDVETAKAVRQRDDQIDSEEVEIEQECYEVLALRAPYAHDFRMVTFVLRANATVERVADHASSIAKVVQRIADHTGHDAPRWPTALLELGQRIPAACHEALRTVLVEDIVAARSLVSNDVVIDRLERRLFEETVELMNDGSAGVGPEIGLLIYRVGRELERVGDLMAGLAEDVVYVGTGQIIRHEKRRLRGKQ, encoded by the coding sequence ATGACCGATCCTGATCCCGCCGCCGCCCGCCCCTCACGCCCCGCACCCGCCTCGGAGCACGCGCCGGCCACCGACCGCAAGGTGACGATCCTGAAGCGCCGCCTGGTTCGGGAAGCCACGGTCGCCGTCGCGATGCTGGAGCAGGCGTTGTCCGCGCTCTGGACGCTGGACGTGGAAACGGCCAAGGCCGTGCGCCAGCGCGATGACCAGATCGACTCCGAAGAGGTCGAGATCGAGCAGGAGTGCTACGAGGTGCTGGCGCTGCGCGCCCCGTACGCGCACGACTTTCGCATGGTGACGTTCGTGCTGCGCGCGAACGCGACGGTCGAGCGCGTCGCGGACCACGCCAGCTCCATCGCCAAAGTCGTGCAGCGCATCGCCGACCACACCGGGCACGACGCCCCGCGCTGGCCGACCGCCCTGCTGGAACTGGGCCAGCGCATCCCCGCGGCGTGCCACGAGGCGCTCCGCACCGTGCTCGTGGAAGACATCGTCGCCGCCCGGAGCCTCGTTTCGAACGATGTCGTGATCGACCGCCTCGAACGCCGCCTCTTCGAAGAGACGGTCGAACTCATGAACGACGGCTCGGCCGGGGTCGGCCCGGAGATCGGCCTGCTCATCTACCGGGTGGGGCGCGAGCTGGAGCGCGTCGGCGATCTCATGGCCGGGCTCGCCGAGGACGTGGTGTACGTCGGCACGGGCCAGATCATCCGGCACGAGAAGCGCCGGCTGCGCGGCAAGCAGTAG
- a CDS encoding helix-hairpin-helix domain-containing protein — MEPVGTGTSVRALAGPAKWAAVSIVAGLAGAGLTYSLVTRGPDPQRVERPAGAFGELNPPVSPPGVIALPPPAPSTVSPPAPVQQVPPTPPPVGDAPPDASAPAVVAAPAPVPAAPAPSGRLNINRATQAELELLPGIGPAMARAILEHRAAHGPFRSITDLDKVRGIGPKTLERLAPLVTVD, encoded by the coding sequence ATGGAACCGGTAGGGACTGGAACCAGCGTGCGTGCGCTCGCGGGCCCGGCGAAGTGGGCCGCGGTGTCGATCGTCGCGGGCCTGGCCGGCGCGGGGCTGACGTACTCACTGGTCACGCGCGGCCCGGACCCGCAGCGCGTCGAACGCCCCGCGGGTGCGTTCGGCGAGTTGAACCCGCCGGTGTCGCCGCCCGGGGTGATCGCGCTTCCGCCGCCCGCCCCCTCGACAGTTTCGCCGCCCGCCCCGGTGCAGCAGGTGCCGCCGACGCCCCCGCCCGTTGGCGACGCACCGCCCGACGCGAGCGCGCCGGCAGTGGTTGCGGCGCCCGCGCCGGTGCCGGCGGCCCCCGCGCCGTCCGGGCGGCTCAACATCAACCGCGCGACGCAGGCCGAACTCGAACTGCTCCCGGGCATCGGCCCGGCGATGGCACGGGCGATCCTCGAGCATCGCGCTGCGCACGGGCCGTTCCGATCGATCACGGACCTCGACAAGGTCCGGGGCATCGGGCCCAAGACGCTGGAGCGACTGGCCCCGCTCGTGACGGTTGACTAG